The following proteins are co-located in the Microbacterium profundi genome:
- a CDS encoding histidine phosphatase family protein — translation MTFITLVRHGQTDWNLDRRIQGSTDIPLNETGRGHARAAAALLAGTTHHAIYASPLVRARETAQIIAGAIGLAQPELVSDLREREFGEAEGMLVGDYIDRYGDWHADVPKAESFDQVAERALAALDVISLASRRRSAPTAESVIVVAHGGVIRALLDHASGGTMPPAGAPLANGSVHRFEAAPGILRLLETVTV, via the coding sequence GTGACCTTCATCACCCTCGTCCGCCATGGTCAGACCGACTGGAACCTGGATCGCCGCATCCAGGGCTCGACGGACATCCCGCTCAACGAGACCGGTCGCGGTCACGCGCGCGCCGCAGCGGCGCTGCTCGCAGGCACCACGCATCACGCGATCTACGCGAGTCCGCTCGTACGAGCCCGTGAGACGGCGCAGATCATCGCCGGCGCGATCGGCCTCGCTCAGCCCGAACTGGTCTCCGACCTTCGCGAACGGGAGTTCGGCGAGGCCGAGGGGATGCTCGTCGGGGACTACATCGACCGTTACGGCGACTGGCACGCCGATGTCCCGAAGGCGGAGAGCTTCGATCAGGTCGCCGAGCGTGCGCTCGCCGCCCTGGACGTGATCTCCCTGGCATCTCGCCGGCGTTCGGCGCCGACCGCGGAATCCGTCATCGTGGTCGCGCACGGAGGCGTCATCCGCGCACTGCTCGACCACGCCTCGGGCGGAACGATGCCGCCGGCCGGCGCCCCGCTCGCGAACGGATCCGTGCACCGGTTCGAGGCCGCACCAGGGATTCTCCGGCTTCTGGAGACGGTCACCGTCTGA
- a CDS encoding DEAD/DEAH box helicase encodes MLSPSFPQRAPWGTADKLRAWQREALDIYFQRDQRDFLVAATPGAGKTTFALTLAVELLRMGEVNRIIVVAPTEHLKTQWADAASKVHIRLDPRFRNSHWAPSRQYHGVVVTYAQVAAKSSVHRHLTEDAKTLVILDEVHHGGDALSWGDAIRDAYGPAKRRLSLSGTPFRSDTAPIPFVTYAPDESGGRVSSTDYAYGYGRALADGVVRPVLFHMYSGKMRWRTSTGDELEAHLGQDNTKDVNSQAWRTALDPEGEWMPAVLSAADRRLTEIRHHVPDAGGLVIATDQTVARAYAKILHSLTGQRPTVVLSDEAAASERIEKFSADNSRWMVAVRMVSEGVDVPRLAVGVYATSSSTPLFFAQAIGRFVRARRRGEAASVFLPNVPVLMGLANELEKQRDHALDRQTKDEDGLDDSLLESANREEEASDALTQEFSYQAISSLAHFDRVVFEGQEFGQLAEPGTPEEEEFIGIPGLLEPEHVHELLMQRQTRQSKLREAREAEAGPETVTTLPAPLHRTMREQRQLLNSLVGLYARQAGEPHGAVHAELRRICGGPAVAQATVTQLQARIEVLRKRVRK; translated from the coding sequence ATGCTCTCTCCGTCCTTCCCCCAGCGCGCCCCGTGGGGAACGGCAGACAAGCTCCGTGCATGGCAGCGCGAGGCGCTGGACATCTACTTCCAGCGCGATCAGCGCGATTTCCTCGTCGCCGCGACACCGGGCGCAGGAAAGACGACCTTCGCGCTGACGCTCGCCGTCGAGCTGCTCCGCATGGGCGAGGTGAACCGCATCATCGTTGTGGCACCGACCGAGCACCTCAAGACCCAGTGGGCGGACGCGGCGTCGAAGGTGCACATCCGCCTCGACCCACGTTTCCGGAACAGTCACTGGGCGCCGTCGCGTCAGTATCACGGGGTCGTCGTCACGTACGCACAGGTCGCCGCGAAGTCGTCGGTGCACCGGCACCTCACTGAGGACGCGAAGACCCTTGTGATCCTCGACGAGGTGCATCACGGCGGCGATGCGCTCAGCTGGGGTGACGCGATCCGCGACGCCTACGGTCCGGCGAAGCGCCGTCTCTCGCTCTCCGGCACGCCATTTCGCAGCGACACGGCACCGATCCCGTTCGTGACGTACGCGCCGGACGAGTCCGGCGGCCGAGTGTCGTCGACCGACTACGCCTACGGCTACGGTCGCGCCCTTGCGGACGGCGTCGTGCGTCCGGTGCTGTTCCACATGTACTCGGGCAAGATGCGCTGGCGCACGAGCACCGGCGACGAGCTCGAGGCGCATCTCGGGCAGGACAACACCAAGGACGTCAACTCCCAGGCGTGGCGCACAGCGCTCGACCCGGAGGGCGAGTGGATGCCTGCGGTGCTCTCGGCCGCCGACCGCCGGCTCACCGAGATCCGCCATCATGTGCCGGATGCCGGCGGCCTGGTGATCGCGACCGATCAGACGGTCGCCCGTGCGTACGCCAAGATCCTGCACAGCCTGACGGGTCAGCGACCGACCGTCGTGCTCTCCGACGAGGCAGCCGCTTCAGAGCGCATCGAGAAGTTCAGCGCCGACAACAGTCGCTGGATGGTGGCGGTGCGCATGGTCTCGGAGGGCGTGGACGTACCGCGCCTCGCCGTCGGTGTCTATGCGACGTCGTCATCGACGCCGCTGTTCTTCGCGCAGGCCATCGGGCGCTTCGTGCGAGCAAGACGTCGCGGCGAGGCGGCGAGCGTCTTCCTGCCGAATGTGCCGGTGCTGATGGGGCTCGCGAACGAGCTCGAGAAGCAGCGCGATCATGCCCTGGATCGCCAGACCAAGGATGAGGACGGTCTCGACGACTCGCTGCTGGAGAGCGCGAACCGCGAAGAAGAGGCTTCCGACGCGCTGACGCAGGAGTTCAGCTACCAGGCGATCTCGTCGCTCGCGCACTTCGACCGGGTCGTGTTCGAGGGGCAGGAGTTCGGTCAGCTCGCCGAACCTGGAACGCCGGAGGAGGAGGAGTTCATCGGCATCCCCGGTCTCCTCGAGCCCGAGCACGTGCACGAGCTGCTCATGCAACGTCAGACCCGTCAGTCGAAGCTGCGTGAGGCGCGAGAGGCGGAGGCCGGCCCTGAGACGGTCACGACGCTGCCGGCGCCGCTGCACCGGACGATGCGCGAACAGCGTCAGCTCCTGAACAGTCTCGTCGGGCTGTATGCCAGGCAGGCGGGCGAGCCGCATGGCGCGGTGCACGCCGAGCTGCGCCGCATCTGCGGAGGCCCGGCCGTCGCGCAGGCGACCGTGACGCAGTTGCAGGCCCGCATCGAGGTGCTGCGCAAGCGCGTGCGCAAATAG
- a CDS encoding VIT1/CCC1 transporter family protein, translated as MTAPAAAEPTAADRRRWARHLVEERSEGMVYQKLAARKTGEERDILQSLADAERRHEQHWLDLLGGEPGRLPKAGIRSRLLAWMAGRFGSIFVLVLAQSAEARSPYDTEQYATAAMRADEKIHHEVVRGLAARGRRRLSGSFRAAVFGANDGLVSNLALVLGIGATGVGSSFVLFSGVAGLLAGALSMGAGEFVSVRSQRELLASTEANDDAAHSAGDLDIDENELALVYRARGMDHTEALARSRRIIAAAQEGVRRTATAPVRTQGAGSGHDIVGSDWTAAISSFLLFASGAIIPVLPWIFGLQGMIAIIVALVLVGIALLVTGAMVGILSGGPPLRRALRQLAIGFGTAAITYLLGLVFGVGAV; from the coding sequence ATGACAGCGCCCGCTGCCGCCGAGCCGACCGCGGCCGATCGTCGCCGCTGGGCGAGGCACCTCGTCGAGGAGCGCTCCGAGGGGATGGTCTATCAGAAGCTCGCCGCACGCAAGACGGGCGAGGAACGCGACATCCTGCAGAGCCTGGCCGATGCGGAGCGTCGCCATGAACAGCACTGGCTGGACCTGCTCGGCGGAGAACCGGGCAGGCTGCCCAAGGCCGGCATCCGCTCTCGACTGCTGGCCTGGATGGCCGGGCGGTTCGGCTCCATCTTCGTTCTCGTCCTCGCGCAGAGCGCTGAAGCGCGTTCGCCGTACGACACAGAGCAATACGCGACCGCGGCCATGCGTGCGGACGAGAAGATCCACCACGAGGTCGTCCGCGGCCTTGCGGCGCGCGGGCGGCGACGTCTCTCCGGTTCATTCCGTGCCGCCGTGTTCGGGGCCAACGACGGGCTGGTCAGCAACCTCGCGCTCGTCCTGGGTATCGGTGCGACGGGCGTCGGTTCGAGTTTCGTCCTGTTCAGCGGTGTCGCAGGCCTTCTCGCCGGCGCCTTGTCCATGGGCGCGGGGGAGTTCGTGTCGGTGCGGTCGCAGCGTGAACTGCTCGCCTCGACTGAGGCGAATGACGATGCGGCGCACTCCGCCGGAGACCTCGACATCGATGAGAACGAGCTCGCCCTGGTCTATCGCGCCCGCGGCATGGATCACACCGAGGCCCTCGCGCGGTCTCGTCGCATCATCGCGGCGGCCCAGGAGGGCGTGCGCCGCACCGCGACCGCACCGGTTCGTACGCAAGGCGCAGGCAGCGGTCACGACATCGTCGGAAGCGACTGGACGGCGGCGATCTCCAGCTTCCTCCTCTTCGCCTCCGGAGCGATCATTCCGGTGCTGCCGTGGATCTTCGGCCTCCAGGGCATGATAGCCATCATCGTGGCGCTCGTCCTCGTCGGTATCGCACTCCTCGTGACAGGGGCGATGGTCGGGATCCTTTCCGGCGGTCCGCCGCTGCGCCGAGCGCTGCGCCAGCTGGCGATCGGGTTCGGCACCGCTGCGATCACCTATCTGCTCGGCCTGGTCTTCGGAGTCGGCGCCGTCTGA
- a CDS encoding SGNH/GDSL hydrolase family protein, with translation MIDEESPRTPYVANEVSHPWRRFVAIGDSFTEGIGDPDPAVPDGHRGWADRVAEELGRQVDGFAYANLAVRGKLIAQIVADQIEPAVALRPDLISICAGGNDVIRPGTDPDAIADQLEDAVARLASTGAAIVVFTGIDTGFTPVFRRFRGKVAIYNENIRAIAERHDCIVADQWALKTVQDSRFFDDDRLHFNALGHHEVARMVLRSLNVPNDLQPMQPEPRPARTWRAARAEDLGWAREHLVPWVLRRLRHQSSGDLITAKRPEPGPILFSDNSKRGNE, from the coding sequence ATGATCGACGAGGAATCGCCCAGAACGCCGTACGTCGCGAACGAGGTTTCGCACCCCTGGCGGCGATTCGTCGCGATCGGCGATTCGTTCACAGAGGGCATCGGCGACCCGGATCCCGCTGTCCCCGACGGGCACCGCGGCTGGGCGGACCGCGTGGCGGAAGAGCTCGGGCGCCAAGTCGACGGCTTCGCCTATGCGAACCTCGCCGTGCGCGGAAAGCTCATCGCGCAGATCGTCGCCGACCAGATCGAACCCGCCGTCGCCCTGCGCCCCGACCTCATCTCGATCTGCGCCGGCGGCAACGACGTCATCCGTCCCGGCACGGACCCGGATGCCATCGCGGATCAGCTCGAGGACGCCGTCGCCCGGCTTGCATCGACCGGCGCCGCGATCGTCGTCTTCACCGGAATCGACACCGGGTTCACACCTGTCTTCCGGCGCTTCCGCGGCAAGGTGGCGATCTACAACGAGAACATCCGCGCGATCGCCGAGCGGCACGACTGCATCGTCGCGGATCAGTGGGCACTGAAGACCGTGCAGGATTCCCGGTTCTTCGACGATGACCGATTGCACTTCAACGCGCTCGGGCACCACGAGGTGGCCCGCATGGTGCTGCGCTCTCTGAACGTGCCGAACGACCTGCAGCCGATGCAACCAGAGCCCCGCCCGGCACGGACGTGGCGGGCGGCACGGGCTGAAGACCTCGGCTGGGCGCGGGAGCACCTCGTGCCCTGGGTGCTGCGGAGGCTGCGGCACCAGTCGTCCGGCGACCTCATCACCGCGAAGCGGCCGGAGCCCGGGCCGATCCTGTTCTCGGACAACTCGAAGCGCGGGAACGAGTAG
- a CDS encoding TrmH family RNA methyltransferase: MPLEYIADGADPRLADYRNLTDTALRRVSEPRDGLYIAESVKVIRRAVDAGHIPRSVLTQRRWIGQVEEALGDRDTAIYVVPDEVAEQVTGYAVHRGALASMHRPALPTVAEVLEGARLILVLEDLIEHTNVGAAFRAAAGLGADAVLVSPRCADPLYRRSVKVSMGTVFQVPWARIGDWTSAVADLHAAGFEVAALALSDDAVPLREYAADRPDRVALVMGTEGDGLSRDALDAADAVVTIPMRAGVDSLNVASAAAVALWALAD, from the coding sequence ATGCCACTGGAGTACATCGCCGACGGTGCCGATCCTCGCCTTGCCGACTACCGGAACCTCACAGACACCGCGCTTCGGCGTGTCTCGGAACCGCGGGACGGGCTCTACATCGCCGAGTCGGTGAAGGTGATCCGGCGCGCAGTCGACGCGGGTCACATTCCGCGCTCGGTCCTGACGCAGCGCAGGTGGATCGGCCAGGTCGAAGAGGCGCTCGGTGACCGTGACACGGCGATCTACGTCGTACCGGACGAAGTCGCCGAGCAGGTCACCGGCTACGCGGTGCATCGAGGCGCGCTGGCGTCGATGCACCGACCCGCCCTGCCGACGGTGGCGGAGGTGCTCGAAGGCGCAAGGCTCATCCTGGTGCTGGAGGATCTCATCGAGCACACCAACGTCGGCGCCGCGTTCCGCGCAGCCGCCGGACTCGGCGCCGATGCGGTGCTCGTCTCGCCGCGCTGCGCTGATCCGCTCTATCGACGCAGCGTCAAGGTGAGCATGGGCACGGTGTTCCAGGTGCCGTGGGCCCGGATCGGAGACTGGACGTCTGCCGTCGCCGATCTGCATGCGGCCGGGTTCGAGGTGGCAGCGCTCGCGCTCAGCGATGACGCGGTTCCCCTGCGCGAGTACGCGGCAGACCGCCCTGACAGGGTGGCGCTCGTCATGGGCACGGAGGGCGACGGCCTGTCGCGGGACGCTCTGGACGCAGCGGATGCCGTGGTCACGATCCCGATGCGCGCGGGCGTGGACTCGCTGAATGTCGCGTCCGCCGCAGCTGTCGCGCTGTGGGCGCTCGCGGACTGA
- a CDS encoding HpcH/HpaI aldolase/citrate lyase family protein, translating to MVFELGPALLFCPADRPERFEKALERADAVILDLEDAVAPADKDAARRNVIDAAVGAERVIVRVNAPGTSDFARDLAALADTDFRTVMVAKAEDPAALDAFDERFSLIALCETAGGVAAADRLAAHDRVVALMWGAEDLVASLGGTSSRYAGGRYRDVARYARSRVLVEAGAQGKAAIDAVHIDIEDAEGLEQEAADAVASGFHATACIHPGQVPIIRRAYLPDAETSAWAEAVIAAAEGERGVFRFRGQMVDEPVLRHARAVIARSRR from the coding sequence ATGGTGTTTGAGCTCGGTCCCGCTCTGCTGTTCTGCCCCGCGGATCGGCCCGAGCGCTTCGAGAAGGCCCTCGAACGTGCCGATGCCGTGATCCTCGATCTCGAGGACGCCGTGGCTCCCGCAGACAAGGACGCGGCCCGGCGCAACGTGATCGACGCCGCGGTGGGAGCAGAGCGTGTGATCGTGCGCGTCAATGCTCCTGGCACGAGTGACTTCGCACGAGACCTCGCGGCGCTGGCGGACACGGATTTCCGTACCGTCATGGTTGCGAAGGCGGAGGACCCCGCGGCGTTGGACGCCTTCGATGAACGGTTCTCCCTCATCGCCCTGTGCGAGACCGCAGGCGGCGTCGCCGCAGCCGACCGGCTCGCCGCGCACGATCGGGTCGTGGCGCTCATGTGGGGCGCAGAGGATCTGGTGGCGTCCCTCGGCGGAACGTCGAGCAGATATGCCGGCGGCCGTTATCGTGACGTCGCACGGTACGCGCGTTCGAGGGTCCTCGTGGAAGCCGGCGCGCAGGGCAAGGCGGCGATCGACGCGGTGCACATCGACATCGAAGACGCGGAGGGCCTGGAGCAGGAAGCAGCGGATGCCGTGGCATCCGGATTCCACGCCACGGCGTGCATCCACCCTGGTCAGGTTCCGATCATCCGTCGGGCGTACCTTCCGGATGCCGAGACCTCTGCCTGGGCGGAGGCCGTCATCGCTGCGGCAGAGGGGGAGCGGGGCGTGTTCCGGTTCCGTGGCCAGATGGTCGACGAACCGGTGCTGCGGCACGCACGAGCCGTGATCGCACGCTCCCGTCGCTGA
- a CDS encoding ATP-binding protein, protein MKDMNTVLVANRGEIARRIIRTLREQGLRSVAVYSEADATAPHVRDADDAVLIGPAPASESYLDVEAVIGAAKRVGAEAIHPGYGFLSESVALAEACARAGIIFIGPSTEALKIMGDKAKARDHVGARGVPVVPGFTAVGLTDAEITAHADEIGYPLLVKPSAGGGGKGMEAVSDAGGLAAALASARRIAKAAFGDDALVLERLIRRPRHIEVQVFGDTHGTVIALGERECTLQRRHQKVIEEAPSAGLPDGLTERLFEAAVRAAESVSYVGAGTVEFLIDADSPDEFFFIEMNTRLQVEHPVTEAVTGLDLVALQLDVAAGGVLAPPPVLSGHAVEARIYAESPEHDFLPSTGSVLRFTAPRGVRVDAAIETGSEVTGFYDPMIAKVIAFGPDRETALARLDQALAETVVLGVETNIAFLRQLLTNERVVGGDLDTGLIETLLPVRPAEPSAAMVAAAKQELQHETERAEGRLAPETRSRRSGGAWAALTDRDARVVAFLTDADEVIEGTGTGADAREAVAATDADGAIWVSENGRSARLRPVDRRQRMLLRLAAQHPVSTATHPEARAPMPGSIVAVHIEDGATVTAGQPLVSIEAMKMEHPVPAPHDGVVRLLMAVGDQAKRGQAVAVVTPTDATASNDSPEGAIA, encoded by the coding sequence ATGAAAGACATGAACACAGTGCTGGTCGCCAATCGCGGTGAGATCGCCCGCCGCATCATCCGCACTCTGCGGGAGCAGGGACTGCGCAGCGTCGCGGTCTACAGCGAGGCGGATGCCACGGCACCCCACGTCCGTGACGCGGACGACGCCGTCCTGATCGGGCCCGCGCCTGCGTCGGAGTCGTATCTCGATGTCGAAGCAGTGATCGGTGCGGCGAAACGGGTCGGTGCGGAGGCGATCCACCCCGGCTACGGGTTCCTCTCCGAGAGCGTTGCCCTCGCTGAGGCATGCGCGCGAGCGGGCATCATCTTCATCGGACCTTCGACGGAAGCCCTCAAGATCATGGGCGACAAGGCGAAGGCGCGAGACCACGTGGGCGCACGCGGAGTCCCGGTGGTGCCCGGCTTCACAGCAGTGGGACTGACGGATGCCGAGATCACCGCTCATGCGGACGAGATCGGATACCCGCTGCTCGTCAAGCCCAGCGCAGGCGGCGGCGGCAAGGGCATGGAGGCGGTCTCGGATGCCGGCGGACTCGCCGCAGCGCTCGCATCCGCCCGCCGCATCGCCAAGGCGGCGTTCGGAGACGATGCACTCGTGCTGGAGCGGCTCATCCGCCGCCCTCGACACATCGAGGTGCAGGTCTTCGGCGACACCCACGGCACGGTCATCGCCCTGGGTGAGCGCGAGTGCACCTTGCAGCGCCGGCACCAGAAGGTCATCGAGGAAGCACCGTCTGCCGGCCTTCCGGACGGCCTCACCGAGCGACTGTTCGAGGCCGCGGTGCGAGCCGCTGAGAGCGTGTCGTACGTCGGCGCCGGCACGGTCGAGTTCCTCATCGATGCGGACTCGCCGGATGAATTCTTCTTCATCGAGATGAACACGCGGCTGCAGGTCGAGCATCCGGTGACGGAAGCGGTCACTGGCCTCGACCTGGTGGCTCTGCAGCTCGATGTCGCAGCCGGTGGCGTGCTTGCGCCGCCGCCGGTGCTGAGCGGCCATGCTGTCGAGGCCCGTATCTATGCGGAGTCGCCCGAGCACGACTTCCTGCCGTCGACCGGCTCCGTGCTGCGCTTCACCGCGCCGCGCGGCGTGCGGGTGGATGCCGCGATCGAGACCGGCAGCGAGGTCACGGGGTTCTACGACCCGATGATCGCGAAGGTGATCGCCTTCGGCCCCGATCGCGAGACCGCGCTCGCCCGCCTCGACCAGGCACTTGCGGAGACGGTCGTTCTCGGCGTCGAGACGAATATCGCCTTCCTGCGGCAGCTTCTCACGAACGAGCGGGTCGTCGGCGGCGACCTCGACACCGGTCTGATCGAGACACTGCTGCCTGTGCGGCCGGCCGAGCCTTCCGCCGCCATGGTCGCTGCGGCGAAACAGGAGCTGCAGCACGAGACCGAGCGCGCAGAGGGACGTCTCGCGCCGGAGACTCGGTCTCGGCGTTCGGGCGGGGCGTGGGCCGCCCTCACTGATCGCGACGCGCGCGTTGTCGCATTCCTCACGGATGCGGACGAAGTCATCGAAGGGACAGGAACGGGTGCGGACGCGAGGGAAGCCGTCGCGGCGACGGACGCCGACGGTGCGATCTGGGTGAGTGAGAACGGCCGCTCCGCGCGTCTTCGCCCCGTCGATCGCCGTCAGCGGATGCTGCTCCGCCTCGCTGCGCAGCATCCGGTCAGCACGGCGACGCACCCCGAAGCCCGCGCACCGATGCCTGGGAGCATCGTCGCCGTGCACATCGAGGACGGCGCGACCGTGACAGCAGGCCAGCCTCTCGTCTCGATCGAGGCGATGAAGATGGAGCACCCGGTGCCGGCCCCGCACGACGGCGTCGTGCGTCTGCTGATGGCGGTCGGAGACCAGGCGAAGCGCGGCCAGGCCGTCGCAGTGGTGACACCCACCGACGCGACGGCGTCGAACGACAGCCCAGAAGGAGCAATCGCATGA
- a CDS encoding acyl-CoA dehydrogenase family protein produces the protein MTEDLTAEEVELAAMVREFADTVVAPQSYEADRTHTLPMDVVRQMGELGLFGLPFPEELGGQGGDYMALGLAIEALARVDQSIAITLEAGVSLGAMPIFRFGDDAQKTEYLPDLLAGRALAGFGLTEPEAGSDAGATRTTARREGDEWVIDGTKQFITNSGTPITRFVTVTAVTGIREGRKEISTIIVPNGTQGFTVEAPYDKVGWRASDTHPLTFDGARVPTENLLGVEGRGFRNFLSILDEGRIAIAALSTGAAEGCLEAAVEYAKSRAVFGSALSTRQNAQFTLARMRVRVHTARLAWHHAARLRDAGEPFAEASAIAKLVAGDAAMDNARDATQIFGGNGFMNEFPVARHYRDSKILEIGEGTTEVQLLVIARALGLAG, from the coding sequence ATGACCGAAGATCTCACTGCCGAAGAGGTCGAACTCGCCGCGATGGTGCGCGAGTTCGCCGACACCGTCGTCGCCCCGCAGTCGTATGAGGCCGATCGCACCCATACGCTGCCGATGGATGTCGTCCGCCAGATGGGGGAGCTGGGCCTGTTCGGGCTTCCTTTCCCCGAGGAGCTCGGCGGCCAGGGCGGCGACTACATGGCCCTCGGCCTCGCGATCGAGGCACTCGCCAGGGTCGATCAGTCGATCGCGATCACGCTGGAAGCCGGCGTCAGCCTCGGTGCCATGCCGATCTTCCGTTTCGGCGACGATGCGCAGAAGACCGAGTACCTGCCAGACCTGCTCGCCGGACGGGCTCTTGCGGGCTTCGGTCTCACCGAGCCGGAAGCCGGCAGCGATGCCGGAGCGACGCGCACGACGGCTCGGCGCGAGGGCGATGAGTGGGTCATCGACGGCACCAAGCAGTTCATCACGAACTCCGGCACACCGATCACCCGTTTCGTCACGGTCACGGCGGTCACCGGCATCCGCGAGGGCCGCAAGGAGATCTCCACCATCATCGTGCCGAACGGCACCCAGGGCTTCACAGTGGAGGCGCCGTACGACAAGGTCGGCTGGCGCGCATCCGACACGCATCCGCTGACGTTCGACGGCGCCAGGGTCCCGACGGAGAACCTGCTCGGTGTCGAGGGTCGCGGATTCCGCAACTTCCTCAGCATCCTCGACGAAGGCCGCATTGCGATCGCGGCGCTGTCCACCGGTGCTGCGGAAGGGTGCCTGGAAGCTGCGGTCGAGTATGCGAAGAGCCGCGCCGTGTTCGGCAGCGCTCTGAGCACGAGGCAGAACGCGCAGTTCACCCTGGCGCGGATGCGCGTGCGAGTGCACACGGCTCGTCTCGCGTGGCATCACGCCGCGCGGCTCCGCGATGCGGGCGAGCCCTTCGCCGAGGCATCAGCGATCGCCAAACTCGTCGCCGGAGACGCCGCGATGGACAACGCCAGGGACGCGACGCAGATCTTCGGCGGCAACGGGTTCATGAACGAGTTCCCGGTCGCCCGTCACTACCGCGACTCGAAGATCCTCGAGATCGGCGAGGGGACCACCGAGGTGCAGCTGCTCGTGATCGCGCGGGCGCTGGGTCTCGCCGGGTAG
- a CDS encoding MaoC family dehydratase, with product MTDILQRGLYFEEFEVGARYLHRPGRTATEADNVLFTTLTMNTQALHLDAAFAAEQEFGQRLMNSMWTLSTMVGASVAQLTQGTLVAQLGLGEIAFPHPLFAGDTLYTESVVTEKRLSSSRKGQGICTIAHTGRNQDDVVVAKAERTVLVHCMPEGESYGV from the coding sequence ATGACCGACATCCTCCAGCGCGGACTGTACTTCGAGGAGTTCGAGGTCGGCGCCCGGTACCTGCACAGACCGGGTCGCACGGCGACCGAGGCCGACAACGTGCTCTTCACCACGCTGACCATGAACACGCAGGCGCTGCACCTGGACGCCGCCTTCGCTGCCGAGCAGGAGTTCGGGCAGCGCCTGATGAACTCGATGTGGACGCTGTCGACGATGGTCGGCGCGTCGGTCGCCCAATTGACGCAGGGAACGCTCGTCGCGCAGCTCGGGCTGGGTGAGATCGCGTTCCCGCACCCCCTGTTCGCGGGAGACACCCTCTACACCGAGAGCGTCGTGACCGAGAAGAGGCTGTCGTCATCGCGCAAGGGGCAGGGCATCTGCACGATCGCGCACACCGGCCGCAATCAGGACGATGTCGTCGTCGCAAAGGCGGAACGCACAGTGCTCGTGCACTGCATGCCGGAAGGCGAGTCCTATGGTGTTTGA
- a CDS encoding Sir2 family NAD-dependent protein deacetylase yields the protein MTTSAELSAGIARAVDLLRGRRIAVLTGAGISTDSGIPAYRGEGARTRADPMTGQRYLSDEAARRRYWVGGHLGWRAFAQAEPNAGHIALAEMERDGLSTGVITQNVDGLHLRAGSSRVIEVHGTMRRVVCLRCGQVFDRRDIATQIEELNPWITVPENIVLNPDGDVAPESTEDFVVPTCTVCGGMLKPDVVFFGEYVPADRFRAAESLLRASDALIVAGSSLVVNSGVRLIERARRRNIPLIIVNREPTRADPWADVTLAGGTSDVLPAFQELLT from the coding sequence ATGACGACCAGTGCCGAGCTGTCTGCCGGCATAGCGAGAGCCGTCGACCTTCTGAGGGGACGCAGGATCGCCGTCCTCACGGGTGCCGGGATATCCACGGACTCCGGCATTCCCGCGTACCGCGGCGAGGGTGCACGGACCAGGGCCGACCCGATGACCGGTCAGCGCTATCTCTCGGATGAGGCCGCGCGTCGACGTTATTGGGTGGGTGGTCACCTCGGCTGGCGCGCATTCGCACAGGCCGAGCCGAACGCCGGGCACATCGCGCTCGCCGAGATGGAGCGCGACGGTCTCTCCACAGGCGTCATCACCCAGAACGTCGACGGACTCCATCTGCGGGCAGGAAGCAGCCGAGTGATCGAGGTGCACGGCACAATGCGCCGCGTCGTCTGCCTGCGGTGCGGTCAGGTCTTCGATCGCCGCGACATCGCCACGCAGATCGAAGAACTCAATCCCTGGATCACCGTGCCGGAGAACATCGTGCTCAACCCCGACGGCGACGTCGCACCGGAGAGCACGGAGGACTTCGTCGTACCGACGTGCACGGTGTGCGGCGGGATGCTGAAACCCGACGTGGTCTTCTTCGGCGAGTACGTGCCCGCGGACCGCTTCCGTGCGGCCGAGTCGCTTCTGCGCGCCAGCGACGCGCTGATCGTCGCCGGCTCCTCGCTCGTCGTGAATTCGGGCGTGCGGCTCATCGAGCGCGCCCGTCGCCGCAACATCCCGCTCATCATCGTCAATCGCGAGCCCACCCGTGCCGACCCGTGGGCGGACGTGACTCTCGCCGGCGGCACGAGCGACGTCCTCCCCGCATTCCAGGAGCTTCTCACGTGA